Sequence from the Ailuropoda melanoleuca isolate Jingjing chromosome 10, ASM200744v2, whole genome shotgun sequence genome:
agccaggaagagagctgtcACCAGACACCAACCATGATGGTAGCCTATTCTTGGaattccagcttccagaactatgagaacaTAGGTTTGCTATGGCAGCTCAACCTAAGACAGTAAACCATTATCAAATCTTGAAAGtatgtcagaaaaataaatttttttaaaagagagaaaaaagcttTCTACTCACTCTCAACCTTGCCACCACATGATGAAATTGATAGAAATTAAATAAGCAACTTAGGGGGCTTTAGTGAGGGCCAATGGTTGTTAGTAATAGCCTTAACGACCCTCACATTTTTCACAGGCCTATCCTCAAAACAGTAACTTTATAAAGCCATTTACTAAGTAGAAATGAGTGACAACATTGGTTGGAATGACGCACATTGATGAGTGCTTTCTCATATGCAGTCAAAGGTAGgttgttaaataattttctgaGCTCCAAATAAGAACTGAAGCCCACTAGCGCTTGATTTGAACTAATTGTAAACTTCATAGACTTGTGATCTGCCTTTTTTCTATCAAACAAACTATTCTACTATTCCATATATATTAACTTAATCCTTTATGCTACAAATACACTGCCAGAGACTGAAttggctttccttctttttactaaTGGATTCCCCCAACTCTGAGTTTAAGCTGAGCATATTTAGAGACTGTATTTCCAAACCTCTCCTTTTCCAGCTAAAGAGGCCAATATGACGGGAGCAGAAGTGATACGTCCAGCTTCCAGATCTTATTATAAGAAATCCACTTGCCCTTCaccctctttttccccctccctgagAAGGGTAAGGGTAAGCTGACTTCACCTATGTGTGGGAAGCCACTTCCGCTCAGCCATGGCAGAGTACCAAGACAGAAGGAACCCAAGTCTCAGTGTGTCTTTGTGAAGCATTCACTGATCTACCCTGGGGCCCCTGCACAgataagagagagacagaggtaaaTTTGTGGTTTGTCTGAGCCACCACATTTTTGGAGTTAGTACTCTAAATAATGTGCATATCTTACAGTTTACAGTGTACCTTCCGTATGCGGTGGTCTAAACCATCCATTCCATCATTTGCCAACTATTTATTAAGTGCATATTACGTATCAGCCCTGCTCTAGGCTCTGAGCACAAAACTGAGCAAAGCACACAAAGTCCCTGCACTCCTAAAGTTTTCATTATagtgaggagggaggaagggagggaggaagtcaACAGACAATAATAAAGTAAACACAATTAAACAAAATAACTTCGGCACAcattaactatttaaaataagGCTCTACAGTCAGATTGTGTTTAAATCttggttttccatttattcacTGTAGTAACCAGCCTCCAAGGATGACAACAGCCATCCATGCCCCAGCCAATGAACCATACCTCCTGATATTCGTATTCCTGTATAGGTCCCTCCCCCTTGACTCTGGGAGGGCCCGATGACTTGATTTTGACCAACAGAATGGACAGAAGTGATGTTGTATGTCCTCCCAAGCTAAGTCATAAGAAGACTTTCAGCTTCTATCTGGGTCTTGTAGAATGTTCACTCAGAAGGAGGCCAGCTACAATGTAAGAAGTTCAAGCTCATGAGACTTCCAGGCTGAGGAAGCCATGTGGAGAGGCTACATAGAGAGAGATGCCCAGCCAGGCCTTAGCTGTTCTAGGCATCCCGGCAGAGACATTGGGTATGTGAACAAAGAAGAAGAGTCACCTTCAATGTTCAGCCTAATCGAGGCTTCAGATGACTCCAGCTCCAGATGCCTTCTGGCTGCCACAGCATGAGACACCCCAAGTAAGAACCACCCAGTGGAACCTGGTTAACCtgcagaaataagagaaataactTAAGTCGCTAATTTGGGTTACTACACAACAATGGACACCTGGAACAACAACTTTCTGAATGAAACgcatttctttatctctctttgaGTCAGTTTTCTTATCCGTAAGGTTCTTATCTCACCAAGTTGCTATTAGAATTAAACGGGTTAATCTGGAAAATGCTTACAACAGTGTCTGATTTGTGGTGAACATTTGGTAAATGTTGGCTACTGTTATTTATTACTAATAAGTAAAATGGGTTGATGGGACAAAATATTCCTAAGTGGGTGCTCAGGGAAATTCTTGTAtggaaggtgacatttgaactcaGACCTGAAAAATAAGGAGCCAACCATGCAGAGAGCCAAAGAGAAGCATCCAAACAGAAAGAACAGggacaaaggtcctgaggtaagCAATGATACAGTGTCGTTGAGGGACACAGACATGGCCAGTGTGCTTAGAAGGTGGTAATCCATGCAGAGTCATGCCAGCCATGGTAAGGAATTTTGGACTTTATATCAAACACAATGGGAAGCTTTAAGGGATTTGAAGCAGGAGAATAACTCTGACCACTCTGTTGGAAATGGATTTTAGAAGGGCAGGAATGGAAACAAAGATCCTCTAAGAAACTTTCATGGTCATCTGAGTAAAAGATTTTGATGACTTGAACCAGAGTTTagcagaggagatggagaaaagaggGGTGATGTGCTCATTGAATAAGTGGCCCTAGGCCTGCCCACCAGGTCCTCATAGTAGAGATGAGATTTTACCAATGTCGTTCTGGAACTTACATTAGGAAAACCCCTTTAGACAAGGTTCTCAGCATTATACCCAGGAACAGCTTAAATCTATCTCATTTTACATAATTCAGGATTCAGTTGTTACAGGGGATAATAGAATAGAAGTTTTCTCACACATCTCATTGTTATTCAAATAGGAAAAACAAGTCAAAACGCTCTGGCTTTGCGGAAGAAGCATTACAAGACAAATCAGGACACAGGTTCAAGTGGCATTATGGTCACGGATGACTTACATGAACCTGCACAGAATTCTTGGCAATTCAGGCCTTCCTTGGTCCTCAGCCCTTCCAATTCTGACAATCTATTACTTTGGGGCTCGATTTAAAAATAGTACATTACCTGGAAATATTTCATGTTCCTGAGGTCGGGAGTCACATTCAGTACTTTGCTGCTGGTCCTGCGATCTAAACTCCATGactcttctctcctccagccGAAAAGCACCTGCCACAAGGATATAATCACAAGGAGATAATCACCAGAAATAGGCTTCAATTCTAGTGCACATTTTCTCCTAACCTGACAGGAAGGAGGTTGACAGCAAACTGTCTCATCTCTGTTTTATAGCCGTCGATAAACGTGTTTAGCATATATGTGCTTTACAGGTATCTTTCATGTAACCctcaagatttattctttttaggaGAATTTGGGAGGATTTTCTCTCAGGCTTTACATTAAGATACAGACAAGTCGTCTTCAAGCAAGCTTTTCTAAAACTTCACTGTTACGGGTGGAAAGTCTCTGGCACACATCTCTattaagattttcatttcatatagCAGCTCTTCCCTAATAGTgacaagagaaaggagagatccTCCATCAGATAGAAGAATGGAAGTTGAGATCCTCACCCAGCACCTGACTAGAGAGTTGTtcaggttttccttccttttttcctgataTCGAGTAGGTCTGATACAACTATTACAAGATTGGAAGGACATGAAATTGAATTCGTAAAGTTTTACCTCTCACTATCTGCCTGAGTTGCCTTCAGCCCCCTTGCTTCTTGAAGTAACCTCTGTCCTTCATGTGCACGGGCTTGGCTGCTTTCAAAGCCACATTAGGGAGCATGTGGGATGCAAGGTTGCTTCTTGGATCTAAAATCCATGATGAGTTTGGATTTTCTTTGGACTTcactgggttttgttgttttttttttgttttttttttttttttgccagctttAAATCTTAGTGTTGTGGGTTTGGAGTtacaatttgttgaataaaatgtGGAAAGGGTAGAGCAGGTAGGAGAACACAAAGAAGACGTCTGATTGCTGATCAGAATTGATGCCAGGTAAAGACAACAGCAACACCCGCATCACTACACTGACTATCCTTAGATAGTCACCAACCTCTCCTCCCTAGAGCTCTACTTGCTTAGGCTGCCAAATATGACAGGCCAGCACCATCACAATTTGGAACACACAAGGAGAGATAATGCTCACTAtataaattcagttaaaaaatgtaattaaaaaggggaggcacctgggtggcttactcagttaagggtcagactcttgatttccatttaggtcatgatctcagggctgtgagatcaagccccgtgtcaggctctgcactgggtgtggaacctacttaagattctctctatcctctttccctccctaccctcgctcttaaaaaaaaaatagtaaaaaaataaataaataaaatcggaTTTCAATAGGCTTATAAGCAAGAGATGGAAAACAATCAATTAGCAGCAAACAGTACAGTGACAATTTTGGTGAATGGAGAAAGAGGCACTGATTTGCACAGAAAGTTCAGACATTGTTGAAGTGGTGGTCACCATCAAATAAACACATCAGGGGGTATTCAttaaaagcaaaagggaaaaaagagaattggCAGTTTCACCAATTTGCCAGTCTGTGTGCTTCCCGGTCAAAAAATGGGGAGTAtgagaaaagaattaaatttttaatttgaaaacataattcCCCCCTCTCCTAGGAAAAACGTGATGGCATATGAAGTCAGTTCGAAAGAAGGCTGTGATGTTTTCCTTCtcataaaaaaaggaagcaaattatTTCATCCAAGCACAACTGAATCAAATTTGAACTTCCTGAAAATTTATCAGTTGATAAACCAGGATTTAAGTTCAAGGACACATTCTACACCTAATCTTCATTTTACAACCTTTGGAGATAGATTTTCCTTAGCACTGAAATCTTTCAAAGATAGTCTTTCTTGCAAAACAAATCGTTAGAAGTGTACAGCAAATTGGCCAGATGTCTCCGGGGCATAAACTCTCTTAAAAGTAAGGCAAGAGCTTTTAGTGACTACCTTGTGCTTTCAAACCATGAGCTTTCTCGTTGGTGTTTTGAAACAGTAATGTTCAAAGTATTTCTCTTGTTATCGAAAGAGTTAATACAGCTTCTCAAAAGTGCTTCTCTTCTCACAGAATATAGTTTATATTTGGGGAGAATTTGGCACAGCTTAAGTTACAGCCTAACTAGTTTTCTTAGTAGAATCCAATAAGGCATTTCTCCCACCCATTTGTCCCTTAGTGTTTATTAGCAGGGATAGACAAAAAAAtgtcaagaggaaagaaaaaagtattatttatattaatgtacTTTCTTCAAGACTTCACATCAAGATACCTAAATAACAGCCTTCTTCACATCCCAAACCAGTAACCATCCCTTGGAAAGTGTTCACAAACACCCCAAAGTTCATTACCAGCCCAGTTGCCCTTCCCAGTCTAAATGTATCACCACAAGATAAGTCGACTTAATTCTCGCTTatctaaaaaaacaataataattgcTAGGCACGTAAACCAATTTGTGGCATGAAGCTAGTTCTGCTTTCTTCCAGAAATGGCTCTTCTTAAGTTTCAGACCTTGAAAAAATAGCAGAAGTCTGTTCAGCGGTACTTCTTTCTAGGACTGCTGCTGTCCCCCAAACATCACGAGCAGCCTACCAACTGAGGTGTGGCAGAAAACCAGACCTTCACCGTCCCCTCAAAAGAGTGCTCAGAGAAGCAAAATCCATACAGCTTAGTAGTTTGGTATGTGGTAAGGCCATGGTTCTGATTCTTAACTATTATCCCACTCCCGagcccaagtaaataaataagtaaattgggGTTAGTTTGCAGATATCTCAGTAACTGTACGAACACACATTTCACAAAGTGCTGGCCAACGCCTGCTTGCACATAGTTCTTTTAACCTAAAAATAACTTTCATGTCTTCCTAAGAgcaagaaaagggagggaaaatcaAAGAAACTAGTTTGGGAATCAGTGGGGAAATGTTTAACAGTCCTGCTGGGTGTTCTCTTAATGCTGTCTTGGATCTCAGATTAAATTATTATACTTTTTCTCTGTTGTAGTACTGGGTCAGTTGCTCACGAGGACAAAGGCAACTTCAACTTGATATTTCTGTCATCCCTGCTGTGGGAAGAGTCCTGTTCCTGGTTTATAACATCAATCACTCTCACAATAAATCTTGGTGGTGGATATGGTCATTTAAATCTCCACCTgcacaaacaacagaaaataagagaGCTCATAAATCTCTACGCTGGTGATTAACAAATTTTGGATCCTGGGCAAAGATATTATGGGGAGGGGTTCTCACTAATTCATTAATAAAGACTGATTTGCTGACAATCTGTTTAGTTTACAGCATGGGGGAAAGCAAACAAGACCCTGCTAACAAAACAAAACGTTAGAGGTTAGTGAATTCCCAGCTGAGCCAGGATTAGAGATATGATATCTTAATGTAGGAGAGGGGTACAGAGCGTGAGCCAAAAGCTCAGAAGCTGCTCTTACACTTTGCTCCAGCCCCTCGTCTTCGATGCCTAATTGCAAGGAAAGAAAACCTGGCGAAGAATCAGTAAGAGAGATTCATGCATTCCATCTccccaattttatttcattgattttatgcAATCTCTTGGTTTCTGGTTCCCTTTGCTTTTCCACTCACTCTCCAGATTTTCTTATTCTCCAGGAAAGATGGTCCAGGCTGGAGTtagagataggaaaaaaaaaaaacaaaaaaaacaaaaaaaacctttccccAAAGGGATAATACTGCTTAGTGTTCTGTAATACCAGCTTCATGTGGGGAACCCCAGGTAGCTAAGAGGCCCTAAGGAAGAGGCTAAGGCCTTGGGAGGGAGAAAACAAGTCCCAGGCAAGATAATATCTGAGAGCACCTAAGATTCTTAAGACATTAAATGCATTTCTAGAAAGAAATTTAGgggaaagttttaattttgtcaaGAAAAGATTATCAATTAACAAAATGCTTTCCACACACTCATATGACTCTGTCTCACTGCCCCCGACTCCCACTACACTGTGCGTGCTGTCCTGGGTGTGTGATGGTCAAGTATGTTTGTGTACACACAGTCAGTTCCTTGATAGCTTTACAGTGACCAGGTGCAGACGATGTTCTGGTACTTTCTCTGCATCACCCTAAAGATTCAGTGAAGCACTTGCTTGGTTCATTTACCCAGGTTAAGGTGGGAAGATATTTTGGTAAAGCCACAGTGTCTTAGGGGTGTTGCCAGGAGGGAGTTGACCGCTGTCTGGATTTTAATTGGTGTTTTAATTGCAGGGAAGAGAGGACAGGGGGGGTGCTTGTGAGATTTGTGTTTGGAAGGCCCAGAAAGAGCAAAAGGATCTGGTCATTTTCCTGAAGTCCTCAGGAACAACCAGCTATGACCTCGGAAGAGGGAAAGCCGGCCTGAGAAGATGGCCCTGGagaggggctgtgggtggggcgCTCTCCTCTTTGGCTGAAGTGGAAAAGGTGACTGGTATTTGCGTGTCGCCATTGAGTTGATTTACATTACAAGTTGGAAATCAGGGTCTGTGCGTAAGAGTTTCCCTCGGGTTGTGAAAGGGGTCTAAGCGTCCGCTGGGGCctagcaggcccctcccctgggctACAAGGATCCGCCTCTCTATTCCCCAGATAAATTCCTAGTGTCCACCAAATTCCTCAGCGCTCTCTCACACTCCTCTGCGGCCACGACTCCGGGGGTGGGGAAACGGAGCCGAGTTCCTCCCCGCAGAAGCCCTCCCGCTGCCTTCTCCCAACTCTGCGAAGGGGAACGGGGTGTGAGACTCAACCAGACCCCAACTCCCATTCCCAACACGAGGTGGCTGCCCCACACGCCACACCCGGGGGCCCACTGGTGTGGGgctcgctctcgctctcgctctcccCCCgcctctctctcatcctctcccccAAACATGTCCACCGGCTCCCTCAGCGATGTGGAGGATCTTCAAGAGGTGGAGATGCTGGACTGTGACGGGCTGAAAATGGACTCGAGCAAAGAGTTTGTGACTTCCAACGAGAGCACCGAGGAGAGCTCCAACTGCGAGGCGGGGTCTCCCCAGAAGGGCCGCGGAGGCCTGGGCAAGAGGAGGAAGGCGCCCACCAAGAAGAGCCCCTTGAGCGGCGTCAGCCAGGAGGGGAAGCAGGTCCAGCGCAACGCGGCCAACGCGCGCGAGCGGGCGCGGATGCGGGTGCTGAGCAAGGCCTTCTCCAGGCTCAagaccaccctgccctgggtGCCCCCGGACACCAAGCTCTCCAAGCTGGACACGCTCAGGCTGGCGTCCAGCTACATCGCGCACTTGAGGCAGATCCTGGCGAACGACAAGTATGAGAACGGGTACATTCACCCGGTCAACCTGGTAAGTCCGCCGGTGCGCCTGCGGCGATTCGAAGGCCCCCGGCCAGCGCTCCCCCAGCCCCgtcggcggggggtggggggggagcgcTGTGCGCGCACCTCGGCCACCACCAGCCCGGCGCGCCTCTGGGGACCTTTGCAGGAGATCCCACCCGGCCCTCGCTCTCTGCCCTGCAAGCCGCCGGAGCGGGGATGATTTATGCAAGTGTTTGACGTGGCAGCCCAATTAAGAGTTTGCAAGTGTACTGAGCTGGCAAAGAGGAGGGATCCCCGAACCCGCGCCAGCGCCGTCAGGGCTGGTGTGGCACAGGGCACACCGGCCAGATGCTGCGCGTCCAGCAGGCACTTTATTAAtccctttattcttcttttagcTGAAGAACTTGattttccctttctcatttttgtaCGTACAAACCCCCAACTCTGTTTCTTTCCCAAGTATACTTAAGACCATTAGATACGGGCAAATTCATGCCCCCATAATGGTCATGTAAGTCCCAAACTACGTAAGTAGTCGGCGCTTCTCTTATAggtaaattaacatttttaaatcccAGAAGTTCTAACAAATATCAGCATAATAAGTAAATTCTCACAAATATTAGTGTAACAAGcgatattaaaatataataaataatattacgATAAGTCATTCTCATCGAAGATTTAGAAAAGTGttgcattttatcttcaaaatcaATGCCCATTCAGTCagtcttttgaaattaaaaaacaaaaaagtaatgcTCATTAAGGCTAATTTTCTCTCAAATGCATTTTGCTATATAAGAAGtacagtttgtttccttttttatttgatttaatgtTAAGACTTCCAGgctctaaagaaaaacaaagaccacAACTTTCTAGCACCTTTGTTTATATATGATAAGAATGAGAGGTTTTCCTCTTAAAAGTCGCCTTATCGGCCAGTACTAGCGGGAGAGGTTTGAAGCTTTGAATTGTCTTCTCACTGAATTGGTTTCaggaattggggggaggggatgcaAAACCACATTTTGCCCTGGTAaatatttttccccctaattaaaaatttattctttttcgaAAAAAGATGAGTAAATAGCTTTTTGAAAtgtggaattaaaatgaaagtaatcaTTCCATTTACAGCTGCTGCTGCGTTCATCTTTGAATAAAGAAACTTAAGTGAGCTTTATTATAAAACACCTCggagaagagaaaaggcaatGCTCCCTCAGCCCAGTAGGAAGATGATCTTAAATAAAACATACCTGTATATTCTTTTATTAGCATTATTTTCCCCCCTTAAAAGCCAGGGATTAATTTAGAAACCGTGGCAAAAGCCCGCGTTTgagagggaggaaatgaaagTTGGCAGTAGGAAAATAGACGGGGAGGAAAGCCAGAGGGCCAGGAAACCTGGCCAGGGCCTCAGAAGAGGCGCCCGAAGGCCACTTTGCCTCGAACCCGGTGTCCACTTGGCACGAGGTCCTTCCCGGCTTCCCTGCTTAGGCTCACGGAGCAGCTGCCTCCGGGCTGTGCGACGGCCGCAGCCCCTTTGGGCTTTCCAAGGGCCTCCTGTTTGGGGTTTCTCTTACACCTTAGGATGAACCCCTTTGCTTTACCACCTCGAGCTGTGACTTGGCGTCAAAGCTTTGTCTTTACCCAGCCACAGGGCGCACTAAAACGCTAGCAAATTGTAGAGATAACGGGTCTCTCCATCTCACTGCCTGacctcacctctccctctcctttggtCTCCGGCTCCGATCCCACCCCATCTCTCCTCCAAGGCCACTTACCTCCTCCACCCTCTTCTCTCCTGCAGACGTGGCCCTTTATGGTGGCCGGGAAACCCGAGAGTGACCTGAAAGAAGTGGTGACCGCGAGCCGCTTATGTGGAACCACAGCGTCCTGACCTTGGAGGTGCGAGTCTGGGAAAGGCGCGCTCCCGGGGGGGAGCGGGCCCCGGGAAGGCGACCCctgtcctccctgctctctgtctctgcttccccCTCGCAAcgctcctctccctgtcccccccgcccccgcgagAACACTTTACAGCGACGAGGAGATTCGTTTCCAAACCTGAGGAAATCAATTGTACTTACAAAAATTCCCATCTATTTAACTTTATTAACTTCTACCGTGAATGACTCTGCGAGCCTTGCTGGTCCAAGTgcaatatgtaattataaatatataaatagataataaGAGCCTATCAATGTGTATCTTTTGTACAATATGTTGTAAAATGTAGATCTAGAATAGCTGACTTTGACAGTCACATTTATAAAGTAATTCacttaaagatatatatttttttcaaacaagttttgctacttttgaaaataaatctttctttataTTGCTAAAAGCCCTGACATTGGTgtgatttttaccaaaaaaaaaaaaaaaatctagactagAAAAGTGAGGGACTATGGGGGAAGCTTGATAATAAAAGCGATTCTTTTGAACCTCAATCCAAACTAGAATTCTAGAGATGGAAAAGATTAAACACAATTTCCACTGCAAAGGTGCAGCTCACATTTTGCACTGaaacctcaaaaagaaactctgGTCTCAGGTTTGCAGgttacttttaaaacaattataaataatgtaacCGTGAAccaaaagggggagggagcagggtaACAGTTACTAGCAGTTACAAGATTCAAGGGAAAAACACACCAAAAGGAAACTCCGATTTTCAACTATTCTGCGGTGTAATTGATGACAGGAGCAGAAAGGTAAATTCCACGTTTTTTAGCTTTCTAGGAGCAGACAGGACCCAAACAACTCATAATGCCGAACTGGGAAGAAACAATGGAAGCTATGAAAAGCATAAACACCGTAACCTTTAGGAAGTGCTGCAACATACATTATAGAGTTCTTCTTAGTAATTAATGAATTACTTCTAACACCGCTCAAGCCTATCGGTTAGTTAGCCAGCGCCTTCAGCTCCCGGCCACGACTTCCGGCGGACTGGGTTTTAATTTAAACATCTTCCATGCTACGGAACAGCTCGTTGGGGAAGATTAAGTTGAGATAAACAGTGAGGCGAGGCCGAAGAGCCTGGAACCGGGTTCACTCGCTGCCCCAGCACAACCCGCAGCGGCCGCTGAGCCAGATGCCACCAGGGCTGTTTAATGTTCGGGGTTATGACCGCAGTGTTTACAAGACGTCTTCGGTTATTTATACTGTTATTCCTCGCAGAGGGCCTTGAAACTTCCGCttcatttgctctttcttttcgatttttttttcctctttttctcggCTCAGTTTGGTACCTGGAGTAAGAGCTCCCTCCGACCACCTCATGCACCCCCAACCAACCACAGGGCTGCTTAGGGGGTGGAACTCTGGGCCTGGACTTCTGGGAAGGCCCCCGGCGACCCTGGTCCAGACAGGTGAACCGCTGTGCCAGGGCGCTTCTCTGCCGGTGAAGACTCCCACATTACCAAGTGCAATTCTCCAGTCTCGGAGGGCTGGGAACTTCGCTCACTCCTAATCCGCCTGTCTGTTATTTGCACCTCAGAGGACAACTCGGGATGTCTGGCTTTCCTACCACTCCCCCCAAACCCCTCTTGACCTTTAGGAACTCATTTCAAGCTCTGACCACCTCCACCTTCCCCAAATTCCCATGTTCCATCACTTCAACCACAGGGCCAGTGTCCCAGGCTCCTCCAAACTTCAGAACCCAAGTCAGAGTTGAGTCCCAGAGTGATTCAGTTGTTTGCATTTCAGGATCAGCAAAATTTCCAAGCTCCCACTCACATTCTTATAAACCAAACGCTCAAAATTCTGAGCACCCGACTCAGGTGGCCCACAGAGAAGAAATTTCTGCTTGCTCCTTCCGTGGACCCCAAACTGCAAacggactttttaaaaagtactaggCCCCCTTCCTATAATTTGAAGCCTTTGCTTTCGGCATGAGGCATGAGTCTATGAACAGGGAACATGTGAATGAATCCCAAGTTCTGCCTCTAGCTTTTCCCTGAAGAAGGGCCcatcctcagttttcccatctctgAAAATGGAGATAAACGTTAAAATCATCATACTCAtgcttttcctcttctgcctcaCAAAACCTCAGTGGGACATAAATGTGATCATATTTGTGTGAtcactttataaaagaaaagatctgTGCAAGTATCAGTTACTTTCGCTAAGTAGCCAGAGATGAGCTGTCCATGCTTGACCCAACCTGACAGTGTCTCAGGCAGGAAGCTCAAAGCCTGTGTGTTCATGAAGTGCAGGTGATAGTCTTTCTATTCCCTGAACAAaacacctttcttt
This genomic interval carries:
- the TCF21 gene encoding transcription factor 21, yielding MSTGSLSDVEDLQEVEMLDCDGLKMDSSKEFVTSNESTEESSNCEAGSPQKGRGGLGKRRKAPTKKSPLSGVSQEGKQVQRNAANARERARMRVLSKAFSRLKTTLPWVPPDTKLSKLDTLRLASSYIAHLRQILANDKYENGYIHPVNLTWPFMVAGKPESDLKEVVTASRLCGTTAS